The following are encoded together in the Misgurnus anguillicaudatus chromosome 14, ASM2758022v2, whole genome shotgun sequence genome:
- the tkta gene encoding transketolase: MEDYHKPDQQTLQALRNIANRLRINSIKATTAAGAGHPTSCCSVAEVMSVLFFHTMKYRPDDPKNPNNDRFILSKGHAAPVLYSVWLEIGFLKESDLMSMCQVDSTLEGHPTPKQQFVDVATGSLGQGLGVACGMAYTAKYFDKSSYRVYCLLGDGEMSEGAVWEAMAFASYYQLDNLLAILDINRLGQSDPTPLQHHVEKYQRRCEAFGWHAIIVDGHSVEELCKALSQPRHQPTAIIAKTIKGKGIPAAEDKMGWHGKVLSKDMAESVMRDLQGRILSCSKRLYPASPIEDAPPVSLRNVRMPSAPNYKPGEKIATCKAYGMAIAKLGRYNERLVAMDVDNKNVTYSEIFKNEHPNRFIECYSAEQNMVSVATGCGACERNIVFASSLATFFTRAYDQVRMAAISESNINLCGSHCGLSSGEHGPAYMGLEDMAIFRAIPTATIFYPSDGVSTEKAVELAANTKGICYIRTTRPETAIIYNTNEDFHVGQLKVVYQSKDDQVTVIGAGMSLHEALAAAEQLKKERIHIRVIDPFTVKPLDAKTIINHVRATKGRVITVEDHYYEGGLGEAVCSAIVNEPNFTLQRLAVAHVPRSGKMSDLLKIHGIDRNSIAQMVKKMISSSANAK, translated from the exons ATGGAGGATTATCACAAACCAGACCAGCAGACCCTGCAGGCGCTGAGGAACATCGCCAACCGTCTGCGGATCAACTCCATCAAAGCCACGACTGCGGCAGGCGCCGG GCATCCAACTTCATGCTGCAGCGTGGCAGAGGTGATGTCTGTTCTTTTCTTCCATACAATGAAATACAGGCCAGATGACCCTAAAAACCCCAACAATGACCGATTCATACTGTCCAAG GGTCACGCGGCCCCTGTCCTCTACTCTGTATGGCTGGAGATCGGCTTTCTGAAGGAGTCTGATCTCATGAGCATGTGTCAGGTGGATTCCACGCTGGAGGGACACCCCACACCC AAGCAGCAGTTTGTGGATGTGGCCACAGGCTCTCTGGGACAGGGTTTGGGTGTAGCTTGTGGTATGGCCTACACAGCTAAATATTTTGACAAGTCCAG TTACCGTGTGTACTGTCTGCTGGGGGATGGTGAGATGTCTGAAGGGGCTGTATGGGAGGCAATGGCCTTCGCCTCATACTACCAGCTGGATAACCTGTTGGCCATACTGGATATCAACCGTCTGGGCCAGAGTGACCCAACACCACTCCAACATCATGTGGAGAAGTACCAGAGACGTTGTGAAGCCTTTGG GTGGCATGCTATCATTGTGGACGGTCATAGTGTTGAAGAGCTCTGTAAAGCCTTAAGCCAGCCACGCCACCAACCCACTGCCATCATTGCCAAGACTATAAAGGGAAAAGGCATACCTG CGGCAGAAGATAAGATGGGATGGCACGGCAAGGTTCTCTCAAAGGATATGGCGGAGAGCGTCATGAGAGACCTCCAGGGTCGCATCCTTAGCTGTAGTAAGCGATTGTATCCGGCTTCACCCATCGAGGATGCTCCACCTGTCAGTCTGCGCAACGTTCGCATGCCCAGCGCTCCTAACTATAAACCTGGGGAGAAG ATTGCCACCTGTAAGGCGTATGGAATGGCAATTGCCAAACTGGGACGTTACAATGAGCGACTGGTGGCGATGGACGTCGACAACAAAAACGTCACCTACTCTGAAATCTTTAAAAACGAACATCCCAACCGCTTCATCGAGTGCTATAGCGCAGAGCAAAACATG GTCAGTGTTGCTACAGGCTGTGGCGCATGTGAACGAAACATTGTGTTCGCCAGCAGCTTGGCAACCTTCTTCACCCGCGCATACGACCAGGTCCGCATGGCTGCCATTTCTGAGAGCAATATTAACCTATGTGGTTCCCACTGCGGCCTGTCATCTG GAGAACATGGACCAGCTTATATGGGTCTGGAGGACATGGCTATTTTTAGAGCCATCCCTACTGCCACCATCTTTTACCCCAGTGATGGTGTGTCTACCGAAAAGGCTGTGGAGCTCGCAGCCAACACAAAG GGAATTTGTTACATCCGGACCACTCGTCCAGAAACAGCGATCATTTACAACACCAATGAAGACTTTCATGTTGGCCAGCTAAAG GTGGTGTACCAGAGTAAGGACGATCAGGTTACAGTGATTGGAGCAGGGATGAGTCTTCATGAAGCTCTGGCTGCAGCTGAGCAACTCAAAAAAG aAAGGATCCACATCAGAGTGATCGATCCATTCACAGTCAAACCTCTAGATGCCAAAACCATCATCAATCATGTGCGTGCCACCAAAGGTCGTGTCATCACGGTGGAGGATCACTATTACGAGG GTGGTTTAGGGGAGGCGGTTTGCTCTGCTATCGTAAATGAGCCAAACTTTACTTTGCAGCGCCTGGCTGTCGCTCATGTTCCCCGCAGTGGAAAAATGTCCGACCTGCTGAAAATCCACGGCATTGACCGCAACTCCATCGCACAGATGGTCAAGAAAATGATCAGCAGCTCGGCCAATGCCAAATAA
- the bicd2 gene encoding protein bicaudal D homolog 2 isoform X2 — MSGDEDRYPEAQLVTEAGPNWLRAEIERLSRELSETTREKIQAAEYGLVVLEENQQLKQRFEDLEGDYETVRQELDQLKEAYGQVHSTHRKVAADGESREESLILESASKEAYYEQRMQELQADLRQTKNSLTSTQGENERLATLALELRENNEIVELQRSRLRDDIREYKIRESRLLQDYSELEEENISLQKQVSTLKQGQVEFEGLKHENRRLEEEVQYLNSQLEDAVRLREIAERQLTEALETVKTEREQKAALRKELTHHMTLGDSLLASSLDGLKLSTDEPNNDDAIMTFENGFAKVADGNDEDNRLSVPKRGENVRPAPSLVDDLLSELNISEIQKLKQQLLQVEREKVALLTTLQDSQKQLEQARGALAEQQEAMTRLSDDLGVMRRLQVGKERQSALDSERERDSREDNDADYYELDINGPEILRCKYEVAITEAGDLREELKGLKAEHDEMKEEHEEVRARLEGQVRDLTIQVSQLEGISRADRDQVVRLEKKLKEVSAVAGETEGSLSVAQDELVAFSEELANLYHHVCMCNNETPNRVMLDYYKEGKGNKTEKHKHSRSTLTQTNDSTAQAPESNSTTVDSSTSVTPVKEDPRPEPMDIYNLVAIIRDQIRHLQKAVDRTTELSRQRVASLELAAVADKDQAACMEEILKLKSLLSTKREQIATLRTVLKANKQTAEVALANLKSKYDNEKAMVTETMMKLRNELKALKEDAATFSSLRAMFATRCDEYVTQLDDMQRQLAAAEDEKKTLNSLLRMAIQQKLALTQRLEDLEFDYEQARRGSGSGPGGRGKARSGRGNGPSSFSSPH, encoded by the exons ATGTCTGGGGATGAAGACAGATATCCCGAGGCGCAACTGGTCACGGAGGCCGGGCCCAACTGGCTCCGCGCCGAGATCGAGCGCTTGTCCCGGGAGCTCAGCGAGACGACCCGGGAGAAGATCCAGGCGGCGGAATACGGGCTGGTGGTGCTGGAGGAAAACCAACAGCTGAAACAACGCTTTGAAGATCTTGAAGGCGATTATGAGACCGTCAGACAAGAGCTGGATCAACTTAAAGAG GCGTATGGCCAGGTTCACTCCACCCACAGAAAGGTGGCAGCAGATGGCGAGAGCAGGGAGGAATCTCTTATCCTGGAATCGGCATCTAAAGAGGCGTATTATGAGCAGAGAATGCAAGAACTACAGGCCGACCTGCGGCAAACGAAAAACAGTCTCACCAGCACACAGGGAGAGAACGAACGTCTGGCCACCCTTGCGCTGGAACTAAGAGAG AATAATGAGATAGTTGAGCTACAGCGCAGCCGTCTGCGTGATGACATCAGAGAGTACAAGATCCGAGAGTCACGTCTGCTGCAGGACTATTCGGAGTTGGAGGAAGAAAACATCAGCCTACAGAAACAAGTCTCTACCCTTAAACAGGGTCAG GTGGAATTTGAGGGACTCAAGCACGAAAATCGCCGGTTGGAGGAGGAAGTGCAGTACCTGAACAGCCAGCTAGAAGACGCTGTTCGGTTACGCGAGATAGCTGAGCGCCAGCTAACGGAGGCTCTAGAAACCGTAAAGACGGAACGGGAGCAGAAAGCTGCTCTTAGAAAAGAACTGACCCATCACATGACCCTAGGAGACTCACTCCTAGCAAGCTCATTGGATGGGCTTAAACTGAGTACAGACGAACCTAATAATGATGACGCAATTATGACATTTGAAAATGGATTTGCCAAAGTCGCTGACGGTAACGATGAAGATAACAGATTGTCCGTACCCAAGAGAGGTGAAAACGTCCGTCCTGCACCAAGTCTGGTGGATGACTTGTTGAGCGAGCTGAACATCTCTGAGATCCAGAAACTCAAGCAACAGCTCTTACAG GTCGAGCGGGAGAAGGTGGCTCTACTAACTACTCTACAGGATTCTCAAAAACAGTTAGAACAAGCTCGAGGTGCGTTAGCTGAACAGCAGGAAGCTATGACGAGACTTAGTGACGATTTGGGGGTCATGAGGAGACTGCAGGTAGGCAAGGAGCGTCAGTCGGCCCTTGACAGCGAGCGGGAGCGGGACAGTCGAGAGGACAACGATGCTGATTATTATGAGCTGGATATCAACGGTCCAGAAATACTGCGTTGCAAGTATGAAGTAGCTATAACAGAGGCAGGCGACCTTAGGGAGGAGCTTAAGGGATTAAAGGCGGAGCATGATGAG ATGAAAGAGGAGCATGAGGAGGTACGGGCACGACTAGAGGGACAAGTTCGTGACCTCACCATCCAAGTATCTCAGTTGGAGGGCATCAGCCGTGCAGACCGTGACCAGGTCGTTCGCCTGGAAAAGAAACTAAAGGAAGTGAGCGCAGTTGCGGGCGAGACAGAAGGGAGTCTTAGCGTTGCCCAGGATGAACTTGTCGCCTTTAGCGAGGAGCTCGCAAACCTCTACCACCATGTTTGCATGTGCAACAACGAAACCCCAAATCGTGTTATGCTTGATTATTACAAAGAGGGTAAAGgaaacaaaactgaaaaacataaacatagTCGGTCTACACTGACGCAAACTAACGATAGCACGGCCCAGGCACCCGAGTCCAACTCCACAACCGTGGACAGTTCTACTTCTGTGACACCAGTCAAAGAAGACCCACGTCCTGAACCGATGGACATCTACAACCTGGTAGCGATAATTCGGGATCAGATTCGTCACTTGCAGAAGGCAGTGGATCGCACCACAGAGCTTTCCAGGCAAAGAGTTGCCTCTCTAGAGTTGGCTGCGGTGGCGGATAAAGATCAAGCTGCTTGCATGGAAGAGATTTTGAAGCTCAAATCCTTGCTGAGCACTAAGAGAGAACAGATTGCCACGCTGAGGACTGTCCTCAAGGCCAACAAACAG ACAGCTGAGGTGGCCTTGGCTAACTTAAAGAGCAAATATGACAACGAGAAGGCCATGGTCACCGAGACCATGATGAAACTAAGGAACGAGTTGAAGGCACTTAAAGAAGACGCAGCCACCTTCTCCTCTCTCAGGGCCATGTTTGCCACCAG ATGTGATGAGTACGTAACCCAACTGGACGACATGCAGAGGCAGCTGGCTGCAGCTGAAGATGAGAAAAAAACTCTTAACTCCCTCCTACGAATGGCCATCCAGCAGAAACTGGCACTTACCCAGCGCCTGGAGGATCTGGAATTTGACTACGAGCAAGCTCGACGAGGATCTGGTTCTGGGCCGGGTGGCCGTGGGAAGGCTCGGTCTGGGCGTGGCAACGGACCGTCTTCGTTTTCCAGCCCCCAT
- the bicd2 gene encoding protein bicaudal D homolog 2 isoform X1 has product MSGDEDRYPEAQLVTEAGPNWLRAEIERLSRELSETTREKIQAAEYGLVVLEENQQLKQRFEDLEGDYETVRQELDQLKEAYGQVHSTHRKVAADGESREESLILESASKEAYYEQRMQELQADLRQTKNSLTSTQGENERLATLALELRENNEIVELQRSRLRDDIREYKIRESRLLQDYSELEEENISLQKQVSTLKQGQVEFEGLKHENRRLEEEVQYLNSQLEDAVRLREIAERQLTEALETVKTEREQKAALRKELTHHMTLGDSLLASSLDGLKLSTDEPNNDDAIMTFENGFAKVADGNDEDNRLSVPKRGENVRPAPSLVDDLLSELNISEIQKLKQQLLQVEREKVALLTTLQDSQKQLEQARGALAEQQEAMTRLSDDLGVMRRLQVGKERQSALDSERERDSREDNDADYYELDINGPEILRCKYEVAITEAGDLREELKGLKAEHDEMKEEHEEVRARLEGQVRDLTIQVSQLEGISRADRDQVVRLEKKLKEVSAVAGETEGSLSVAQDELVAFSEELANLYHHVCMCNNETPNRVMLDYYKEGKGNKTEKHKHSRSTLTQTNDSTAQAPESNSTTVDSSTSVTPVKEDPRPEPMDIYNLVAIIRDQIRHLQKAVDRTTELSRQRVASLELAAVADKDQAACMEEILKLKSLLSTKREQIATLRTVLKANKQTAEVALANLKSKYDNEKAMVTETMMKLRNELKALKEDAATFSSLRAMFATRCDEYVTQLDDMQRQLAAAEDEKKTLNSLLRMAIQQKLALTQRLEDLEFDYEQARRGSGSGPGGRGKARSGRGNGPSSFSSPHVSPRLPCKNRPQPHGLIGSPAVFCSEKYKILCDTGSD; this is encoded by the exons ATGTCTGGGGATGAAGACAGATATCCCGAGGCGCAACTGGTCACGGAGGCCGGGCCCAACTGGCTCCGCGCCGAGATCGAGCGCTTGTCCCGGGAGCTCAGCGAGACGACCCGGGAGAAGATCCAGGCGGCGGAATACGGGCTGGTGGTGCTGGAGGAAAACCAACAGCTGAAACAACGCTTTGAAGATCTTGAAGGCGATTATGAGACCGTCAGACAAGAGCTGGATCAACTTAAAGAG GCGTATGGCCAGGTTCACTCCACCCACAGAAAGGTGGCAGCAGATGGCGAGAGCAGGGAGGAATCTCTTATCCTGGAATCGGCATCTAAAGAGGCGTATTATGAGCAGAGAATGCAAGAACTACAGGCCGACCTGCGGCAAACGAAAAACAGTCTCACCAGCACACAGGGAGAGAACGAACGTCTGGCCACCCTTGCGCTGGAACTAAGAGAG AATAATGAGATAGTTGAGCTACAGCGCAGCCGTCTGCGTGATGACATCAGAGAGTACAAGATCCGAGAGTCACGTCTGCTGCAGGACTATTCGGAGTTGGAGGAAGAAAACATCAGCCTACAGAAACAAGTCTCTACCCTTAAACAGGGTCAG GTGGAATTTGAGGGACTCAAGCACGAAAATCGCCGGTTGGAGGAGGAAGTGCAGTACCTGAACAGCCAGCTAGAAGACGCTGTTCGGTTACGCGAGATAGCTGAGCGCCAGCTAACGGAGGCTCTAGAAACCGTAAAGACGGAACGGGAGCAGAAAGCTGCTCTTAGAAAAGAACTGACCCATCACATGACCCTAGGAGACTCACTCCTAGCAAGCTCATTGGATGGGCTTAAACTGAGTACAGACGAACCTAATAATGATGACGCAATTATGACATTTGAAAATGGATTTGCCAAAGTCGCTGACGGTAACGATGAAGATAACAGATTGTCCGTACCCAAGAGAGGTGAAAACGTCCGTCCTGCACCAAGTCTGGTGGATGACTTGTTGAGCGAGCTGAACATCTCTGAGATCCAGAAACTCAAGCAACAGCTCTTACAG GTCGAGCGGGAGAAGGTGGCTCTACTAACTACTCTACAGGATTCTCAAAAACAGTTAGAACAAGCTCGAGGTGCGTTAGCTGAACAGCAGGAAGCTATGACGAGACTTAGTGACGATTTGGGGGTCATGAGGAGACTGCAGGTAGGCAAGGAGCGTCAGTCGGCCCTTGACAGCGAGCGGGAGCGGGACAGTCGAGAGGACAACGATGCTGATTATTATGAGCTGGATATCAACGGTCCAGAAATACTGCGTTGCAAGTATGAAGTAGCTATAACAGAGGCAGGCGACCTTAGGGAGGAGCTTAAGGGATTAAAGGCGGAGCATGATGAG ATGAAAGAGGAGCATGAGGAGGTACGGGCACGACTAGAGGGACAAGTTCGTGACCTCACCATCCAAGTATCTCAGTTGGAGGGCATCAGCCGTGCAGACCGTGACCAGGTCGTTCGCCTGGAAAAGAAACTAAAGGAAGTGAGCGCAGTTGCGGGCGAGACAGAAGGGAGTCTTAGCGTTGCCCAGGATGAACTTGTCGCCTTTAGCGAGGAGCTCGCAAACCTCTACCACCATGTTTGCATGTGCAACAACGAAACCCCAAATCGTGTTATGCTTGATTATTACAAAGAGGGTAAAGgaaacaaaactgaaaaacataaacatagTCGGTCTACACTGACGCAAACTAACGATAGCACGGCCCAGGCACCCGAGTCCAACTCCACAACCGTGGACAGTTCTACTTCTGTGACACCAGTCAAAGAAGACCCACGTCCTGAACCGATGGACATCTACAACCTGGTAGCGATAATTCGGGATCAGATTCGTCACTTGCAGAAGGCAGTGGATCGCACCACAGAGCTTTCCAGGCAAAGAGTTGCCTCTCTAGAGTTGGCTGCGGTGGCGGATAAAGATCAAGCTGCTTGCATGGAAGAGATTTTGAAGCTCAAATCCTTGCTGAGCACTAAGAGAGAACAGATTGCCACGCTGAGGACTGTCCTCAAGGCCAACAAACAG ACAGCTGAGGTGGCCTTGGCTAACTTAAAGAGCAAATATGACAACGAGAAGGCCATGGTCACCGAGACCATGATGAAACTAAGGAACGAGTTGAAGGCACTTAAAGAAGACGCAGCCACCTTCTCCTCTCTCAGGGCCATGTTTGCCACCAG ATGTGATGAGTACGTAACCCAACTGGACGACATGCAGAGGCAGCTGGCTGCAGCTGAAGATGAGAAAAAAACTCTTAACTCCCTCCTACGAATGGCCATCCAGCAGAAACTGGCACTTACCCAGCGCCTGGAGGATCTGGAATTTGACTACGAGCAAGCTCGACGAGGATCTGGTTCTGGGCCGGGTGGCCGTGGGAAGGCTCGGTCTGGGCGTGGCAACGGACCGTCTTCGTTTTCCAGCCCCCATGTAAGTCCTAGACTTCCCTGTAAGAACCGACCGCAGCCACATGGCCTCATTGGAAGCCCTGCGGTTTTCTGCAGCGAGAAGTATAAAATTCTCTGTGACACCGGATCCGATTAA